The genome window GTTCCTTGCACTGCTCTTTGTCTGGTATAAAATACTGCATTTGCATTAGATATATTATTACCTGTGGTATTGATTTGAAGTTCGGCAGCTCTAATACCGCTAACTCCTGTATATAAGCTATCAAAAATTCCCATGACTTAACCTTTAAACATTGATCTTAAATAATGAATCTGGAATTGTTTTTTGATCTCCATAAGCATTATTTGTTCCATTTTGGTCAAACATTGTGTTTAGAAGATTGTCGTAAAAATTTTTAATAATAAGAGCTAGTTTGGCATACTCTTTATTTTTTTGATGTAAGGTATTTAAATTTTGCTTTAAAAGAGCAAGTTTTTCTTTATCTTCATCATCTAAAAGCTCATCTAAACCTTTATTGTTTCCTTGATTACTAAGTTCTATTAAGGCCTTGTCAAGATTTTTTTTAGCAATTTGAAAGTCATTTACAAGCTTAGTTTTTTCTTCTACACTTTTGCTCACATGCTGATGATTGGCAGCTTGAATTTGGGTTATATCTTCTAAAGTAAGATTGATGAGTTTTTCTAAAATAGAATTTGTTTCGTCTAAGTGTTGTTTAACCATTTTTTTATCCTTTCTTAGGCATCAACCCAAAAAAGGATAAAAGTTATAATAAAGAATCTGCTATTGCTTTAGAAGTGGCTTGTAAGTCTATTTTATACGCACCATTTTTTATTTGTGAAGCAATCAAAGATGCTTTACTTTCCTCTGTTTTTTGAGTTTCTTTTGCCTTGTTGTTTTCTTTGTTTTCTGTTTTATTTAAATCATTAGTAGCAACTTGAGCTACATAACTTTGATGTATAGGGTTTATCATTTTAAGCCTCCGGTTCTATTGAAAAACTCTAAGAACTATATCGACACTTAAAAAAATAACTTAACCTCTTTCTTTTAAATAATCAAATAATAATTTTGAAAAACCTAACCCCCCACTTAATGCTTTACTCATAGTATCATTATACATAGATGAATAAATTTCATCACTTGCATCTTTTCCAAATAAAGAATTTTCTTGTTTTAAAGAAATATCCAAAACGCTTTTGATTAAAAAAGCTTCAAAGGCATCGGTTTGCTCTTTTAAAGCCTTATCTTCATCATTTAATGCTTGTATATGA of Campylobacter lari contains these proteins:
- the flgN gene encoding flagellar export chaperone FlgN; translation: MVKQHLDETNSILEKLINLTLEDITQIQAANHQHVSKSVEEKTKLVNDFQIAKKNLDKALIELSNQGNNKGLDELLDDEDKEKLALLKQNLNTLHQKNKEYAKLALIIKNFYDNLLNTMFDQNGTNNAYGDQKTIPDSLFKINV
- a CDS encoding rod-binding protein, producing MRVDNYLASKNYSSELYENITKHNNSYKAAKNYADSAFKNDLTHIQALNDEDKALKEQTDAFEAFLIKSVLDISLKQENSLFGKDASDEIYSSMYNDTMSKALSGGLGFSKLLFDYLKERG